The sequence below is a genomic window from Campylobacter ornithocola.
TCCAATTACCTCAAAAACAATTGCCCCTATTAAAAAAAACCATGCAGTTAAAACCTCTTTTTTTAATTTCATAATAGTTTTCCTTGTTTATTTAATTAAAATTTTGTCGTGAGATATTTCAAATATATTTGTTTTAATATTAAATATATTAACATAATGTTATTTAAAATCAAATTTAGACTTCTTAGTCTATACTTTTAAATTTAAAACAATACAAGAAAGAGAGAATTTATGGGAAGAGCGTTTGAATATCGCAGAGCCTCTAAAGAAGCAAGATGGGATAAAATGAGCAAACTTTTTCCAAAACTTGCAAAGGCTATACAAGTAGCAGCAAAAGAAGGCGGAATTGATCCTGATATGAACCCGAAGCTTCGTAGTGCCATAGCTACTGCAAAAGCTAATAATATGCCAAAAGACAATATCGATGCAGCTATTAAAAGAGCAAGTGGAAAAGATAGTGCTGATATTAAAAATATCCACTATGAAGGAAAAGCAGCACATGGAGCTTTAGTTATTGTTGAATGCATGAGTGATAATCCTACACGTACAGTAGCAAATGTAAAAGCTATTTTTAGCAAAAATGGTGGAGAAATTTTACAAAATGGCTCTTTAACTTTTATGTTTTCACATAAGGCAGTTTTTCATCTTGAAAAATACGACGGAGATTTAGAAGAACTAGAACTAGAACTCATTGATGCTGGACTTGAAGAACTTGAACAAAATGACGAAGAATTACTAGTTATAGGCAATTATACCGCTTTTGGTGAGCTTAGCAATGCTATAGAAAAAAAAGGTTTAGTGCTTAAAAAAGCAGGACTTGAGTACCTTGCAAATAATCCTGTAAGTTTTAGCGAAGAACAACTTCTTGATATTGAAAAATTGCTTGATAAATTAGAAGATGATGATGATGTACAAGCAGTTTACACCAACATAGAATAGGAGCAATTATGCTTAAAAAAATCGATATAAAAGATGCTAAAAAATATAATTTTGCCATTATTAGCACCGAAAAAGGTGATATGAAGTTAGAATTATTTCCCAATGAAACACCACAAACTGTGTGCAATTTTGCAAATTTAGCCAACGATGGTTTTTATGATGAACTTATTTTTCATCGTGTAATTCCAAATTTTGTGATACAAGGTGGTTGTCCTTATGGTATAGGTTCAGGTGGACCTGGCTATGAGATAGAATGTGAATGCGATGGACAAAAACACAAACACTTAAGAGGCAGTTTATCTATGGCTCATGCTGGTAGAGATACA
It includes:
- a CDS encoding YebC/PmpR family DNA-binding transcriptional regulator, which encodes MGRAFEYRRASKEARWDKMSKLFPKLAKAIQVAAKEGGIDPDMNPKLRSAIATAKANNMPKDNIDAAIKRASGKDSADIKNIHYEGKAAHGALVIVECMSDNPTRTVANVKAIFSKNGGEILQNGSLTFMFSHKAVFHLEKYDGDLEELELELIDAGLEELEQNDEELLVIGNYTAFGELSNAIEKKGLVLKKAGLEYLANNPVSFSEEQLLDIEKLLDKLEDDDDVQAVYTNIE
- a CDS encoding peptidylprolyl isomerase, which codes for MLKKIDIKDAKKYNFAIISTEKGDMKLELFPNETPQTVCNFANLANDGFYDELIFHRVIPNFVIQGGCPYGIGSGGPGYEIECECDGQKHKHLRGSLSMAHAGRDTGGSQFFICHSPQPHLDGVHTIFGQINPEDKESLEVLDSIRAGDKIKTIQILEKL